Below is a genomic region from Paenibacillus rhizovicinus.
CGTTGACCGCGTAATTACGAAAGGCCAAGCACCTGTCCGAGGACAGGAGCTTGGCCTTTATAATGCGATCAGAATTATGCGTGATCAGCAGCAGTTTGGATGAGGATAAACTCTAATTGCTTCAGGTAACCTTGAATTTCGTTATTTCGTGCCAGGTGTCCCATAAGCGCGTGAATCAAAAACTCCCTGGGTTCTTTTAGCCAAATTTCATCGGTTAATAATTTCAAGGTGTCATTAAGTTCATGACGAACGGTATCCGACGTTTTTAGGTCGTTTATTGCACGTGCAATGGCATTTAATGACTCGCGTATCGACTTCGCATGGTTATCTGCGGTTAAGGAAAGGTCATCCGAAGTGCGTAAAATCGACTTGTCCAAAAGCGGGTCCGGCCGATCATGGAGCAAATCTTGAACGATGGCACTCAGACGCTCCACGATAAACAGGGAGACTTTATTTATGGATAGCGGCCTGTTCTCATAAATGATGTAGTACAAGTATTGGGTAAGAAAGCCCCTGAAGATTACGATTAAATCCCACACATACGGTTCGATTTCCGTTCCGTAGGCAGCAACGATCAACTCTTTGTGCCAGTTCATCTTTTTGATCCGGTTTCTATTCCTGACTTCCTCGAATTTGTCGCTCCTCTGAATCGGCAATTCTCTATGCGTAAAGTCCATCATGATGAACTCGTTTTTAATGAAATATTGGATTTGGAACTCGACAAGCTGGATAAAATGCTCTCTTGGCGATCGTCCTTGATCTGCAACGAAGCGTTCCGCTTGTTCAAACAGCTCCTGATAACACATATCGAAGATCCCGATAAACAAATCCTCTTTCGATAAGAAAAACTTGTAAATGCTTCCCTTGGCAATCCCGCATTGCTCTGCGATTTCTTGCATGGACGTTGCGTTATATCCGTTTTTAGAAAAGAGGTTTAACGCTGTTTTCATAATATGTTCCTTGATATTCACGGCTATCCCTCCTCGTTCATAGAGCTTTCGTTATGAATCATATTGGCATCCTGTGACCTATTAGTCAATAATTGAACTCGCTTGACATTTCTTTGTCCGGGCGTATAATGAAAACTCGTGATTGGACTCGCAGTTCACTATTATGACCGCTCGGGTCACAGTGATATACATTAGCCGTTATTGCATCATGATGTCGATTGGAGAAGGAGTGATGGTTGTTGCATTCTTCTGGGAAAGCAGACCATTTATATCCTTGGTTCGTGCTCTCCGTTACGAGCTTAGGTGTTCTATTAGTGCTTCTAAATGTCGGGACGTTAAACGTAGCATTGCCTGTTGTAAGCCGGCATTTTCATGTCGGTGCAAGTTTCGCAGACTGGATCGTGTTATCCTATTTGATTGTCAATACGATATTAATACTCGTCTTCGGACAATTATCGGATATTTATGGCCGTAAGAAGCTATACATGATCGGCATGGCAACGTTCACGATTTCCAGCCTGCTGATCGGCTTATCGCCGAATGTCTGGATTCTTATTGTCTTCCGGTGTATTCAAGCGGCAGGCGGAGCTTTGGTGATCACCAATACGACAGCATTGATTACGGATGCATTTCCGAAGCATTCATTAGGAAAAGGACTCGGCATCAATGTGCTGGTTGCGGCGGCTGCCCAATTATTGGGCCCTGTTCTTGGAGGGGTGATGGCTTCGGCGCTTGGTTGGAGATGGGTATTTTGGTTCAATGTGCCCTTTGGTTTGATCGGTCTCTTTTGGGGAATGTTCGTATTGCGTTCGACGGAACATAGGGATGCCAGTGGAAAGGCGGACGTATGGGGCGGAATCGTGATCTGCCTCTGTCTGGGCGGATTCATTATTTCCTTGTCCGAAGGAAGCGCTTTGGGTTGGGGCAATTGGCTGGTTTTGTTGGGCTTCCTATTGTTTGTCGTACTGATGCCTGTCTTTATTCTCATAGAAAAACGCGTTTCGTCGCCCTTGATCGATCTGAGCTTGTTTCGTAATCGACAGTTTACAATCGCCAATATAGCGACGTTCATCAACTTTTTCTCCGTCACCGCGCTTACGCTGCTCATCGCTTTGTACTATCAAGCCGCATACCAAGAAAGCGCAACCCAGGCCGGGCTCAAAATATTGCCTGTCACCTTGGGCATGTTGATCATTTCCCCCGTTGCCGGTGCGTTAATAACTAAATTCGAAGCTCGTTTTCTAGCAACGGCAGGGTTATTTACCTCGGCAATCGGTCTTCTTATGCTTATCATTACGATGTCGCCGCATGTTCCGTACGTGGTCTTGGGTCTCGGAATGTTTCTAGTCGGACTTGGCTGCGGCTTGTTTATGACACCGAATACGGCGTCTATCATGGCAAGCGTACCGGAGAATCGCCGGGGAATCGCCAACGGATTAAGGTCCATGCTGAACAGCCTGGGGCAAGTACTCAGTACCGCTGTCGGGTTGATGATCGTGAAGATATTCCTTCCCGATCGTCTGAAAGATGTGATCTATGTCGGCTCCGCTTCCCGTCTATCGTTCGATGACCTGAGCCGCATCGTTACCAGCTATCGTATTGCTTTTGTTGTGCTATTTGCAGTGAGTGTCGCAGGCGTAGTCCTGTCCCTTCTTCGCGGCAAAAAATAAAAACGTCTATCCGATGACTTATATAAAAATAAAAAGGCGTCTTAATCACTGAAATGATTAAGACGCCTTTTGGCTGTCGCTATTCCCCTTTTATCGCTTGGTCATCGCATGGACTCCGTTAGTTCTGTTCCGTTCCCTGTTCCAAGCGGCTGACGAGTTCTGCCCGATGCGCTTCGAAGCCCGGTTTTCCGAGCAGCGCGAACATGTTGATCTTGTACGCCTCGACGCCTGGCTGGTCAAACGGGTTAACGCCGAGCAGTAAGCCGCTGATACCGCAAGCTTTCTCGAAGAAATACACCATTTCGCCGTATGCGTATTCGTTCAGCGCGTCCAACTCGACGATCAAATTCGGTACTCCCCCATCGACGTGCGCCAGACGAGTGCCTTCGGCCGCATTCCGGTTCACCTCGTCCATCGTCATGCCGGCAAGGAAGTTCAAACCGTCAAGATTGCCGGAGTCCTTCTGAATCGTAAGCTCCACACGAGGTTTCTTGACGGATAACACCGTTTCGATTAGATCCCGGCGGCCTTCTTGTACGTATTGTCCCATCGAGTGCAGATCGGTCGAGAAATCGACGGAAGC
It encodes:
- a CDS encoding TetR/AcrR family transcriptional regulator; translated protein: MNIKEHIMKTALNLFSKNGYNATSMQEIAEQCGIAKGSIYKFFLSKEDLFIGIFDMCYQELFEQAERFVADQGRSPREHFIQLVEFQIQYFIKNEFIMMDFTHRELPIQRSDKFEEVRNRNRIKKMNWHKELIVAAYGTEIEPYVWDLIVIFRGFLTQYLYYIIYENRPLSINKVSLFIVERLSAIVQDLLHDRPDPLLDKSILRTSDDLSLTADNHAKSIRESLNAIARAINDLKTSDTVRHELNDTLKLLTDEIWLKEPREFLIHALMGHLARNNEIQGYLKQLEFILIQTAADHA
- a CDS encoding MFS transporter, with product MHSSGKADHLYPWFVLSVTSLGVLLVLLNVGTLNVALPVVSRHFHVGASFADWIVLSYLIVNTILILVFGQLSDIYGRKKLYMIGMATFTISSLLIGLSPNVWILIVFRCIQAAGGALVITNTTALITDAFPKHSLGKGLGINVLVAAAAQLLGPVLGGVMASALGWRWVFWFNVPFGLIGLFWGMFVLRSTEHRDASGKADVWGGIVICLCLGGFIISLSEGSALGWGNWLVLLGFLLFVVLMPVFILIEKRVSSPLIDLSLFRNRQFTIANIATFINFFSVTALTLLIALYYQAAYQESATQAGLKILPVTLGMLIISPVAGALITKFEARFLATAGLFTSAIGLLMLIITMSPHVPYVVLGLGMFLVGLGCGLFMTPNTASIMASVPENRRGIANGLRSMLNSLGQVLSTAVGLMIVKIFLPDRLKDVIYVGSASRLSFDDLSRIVTSYRIAFVVLFAVSVAGVVLSLLRGKK